Proteins encoded by one window of Chiroxiphia lanceolata isolate bChiLan1 chromosome 26, bChiLan1.pri, whole genome shotgun sequence:
- the LOC116798523 gene encoding LOW QUALITY PROTEIN: olfactory receptor 6X1-like (The sequence of the model RefSeq protein was modified relative to this genomic sequence to represent the inferred CDS: inserted 2 bases in 2 codons) gives MSFDRYTAIGNPLHYTTVMSGKPCVQLSFGSWMGGFLSXVQSVLMFRLPFCGPHTISHFYCDVRPLLELAFTETNIXECLVCSAAALVWFSTSFLTIASYFGIIFTILRIPSASGRQKAFSTCIAHLTVVIILYGTVVSLYVSPGGQASLNINKVVSILNTVVTPLLNPFIYTLRNKEVKTTLKKSVMRNKIFQVKE, from the exons ATGTCCTTTGATCGATATACAGCCATAGGTAACCCTCTCCACTACACCACTGTCATGAGTGGAAAACCGTGTGTTCAGCTCTCATTCGGCTCTTGGATGGGTGGCTTTCTAT TTGTACAATCTGTTCTGATGTTTAGACTGCCATTCTGCGGCCCCCACACCATCAGTCACTTCTACTGTGACGTTAGGCCACTGCTGGAGCTGGCGTTCACTGAAACCAACA CTGAATGTCttgtttgctctgctgctgctttggtttggtttagcACTTCCTTTTTGACCATTGCCTCCTACTTTGGCATCATCTTTACCATATTAAGGATCCCATCTGCTTCTGGGAGACAGAAAGCTTTCTCCACCTGCATTGCACACCTGACTGTGGTCATCATTCTTTATGGGACAGTTGTGTCCCTTTATGTCAGCCCAGGAGGTCAGGCCTCACTAAATATAAACAAAGTGGTCTCCATTCTGAACACTGTTGTAACACCACTGCTGAATCCTTTCATTTATACCTTGAGGAACAAAGAGGTAAAGACTACCTTGAAAAAATCTgtgatgagaaataaaatatttcaggtcAAAGAATAA